The Eikenella corrodens genome segment CAATACAGCAAAAACACCATAAAGGCAGAACTCATCACCACCAACACCAAAAGGCAGCTTTGAAACAAGCGCAGCCAAGAAATATAGCGCGTGTTGGTTTGCTCAACGGCAGAAACCAAATTATCCAAACGGCTGAGGAAGGGTTGCAGTTGTTTATCGGTAACCGGACGATTTTGTTGGTAGGCTACCTGAAAAGCCGGGCGGATATTTTGCCGCCATTGTTGGTCTAATTCGTTGAAACGCTGCCACACCACTTTATCGGGCGGCAAAAAAAGCGGGCGGGAGCGGTCGCCGTGGCGCACGTTGTCGAGGATGCTGTCGTATTGCTGCAGCCGCTGTTCGATTTCTTCCGCTCCGGCATTTTCGCGAATCAAAAGGGCGATGCGGAAACTCCTCAAGCGCAAGCTGCCGATGTCGTTGATGGCGGCGGCGCTGCCCTCCAGCCGCCAGGAAAGCAGCAGGGTATAGCTGATGGAGGCCACGGCAATCACCAGCCACAGCAGGGTCAGCAGCTTGAGCCGAACAGACAGGCTTTTGAAGAAATTCATGGAGATGGGCGGGGAAATCAAAAAGTGTAATCGTTCATTATACGCGTTTAATCCATGAAGCTTAACTATCGGCTTAGTGAAAATGGTTACTGCTCTAATACTTTCGGATTAGAAGACCTAGATACAACAGGGCTTATTTAATCCAAACCGTTGTTTTACAATTCGCAACAGCTGAAACCCTTATTTTCCCAACGTGATTTTTTATTTTGAAAAATAAATGGTTTGGCTTCGCATGCTTCAACCGGCGGTTTTCAGGTAGCCTCTTCCTTATCAGGGCGTGCAAACCGCGAAATTTCCCCTTAGTATAGAGAAAACAAAAAATGAAATCAGAAAATTACAAACGCTACTCCGTGCTTATTTTCAGCACGTTTGCCTTCACAGTCTGCTTCATGATTTGGATGATGCTGGCGATTGTTGGCGTGAAAGTGCAGGAGCAGCTCGGCCTGAACGAAACACAAACCGGCATCCTGATGGCCGTGCCGGTACTCTCCGGCTCGCTCATCCGCGTACCGCTGGGCATCTGGACCGACAAATTCGGCGGCCGTATTGTAATGTTTGTATTGATGCTGCTTTCCGTGCCCGCCATCTTTCTGATGAGCTACGCCACCCACTACTGGCACTTCATCGCCATCGGCCTGATGATGGGCTTGGCCGGCGGCTCCTTCTCCGTGGGTACCCCCTATGTGGCACGCTGGTTTCCGAAACACCAGCAGGGCTTGGCCATGGGCATTTTCGGCGCGGGCAATGCCGGTAGCGCCATCAACAAATTCGTTGCCCCTGCGCTGATTAAATATTCGGCTGCGGCCGGTGCCGGTGCGGCTGCCTGGGTCATCGTGCCAAAAGTGTACGCCGTCATCATGGCCGCTACCGCCGTATTGTTCTGGTTCACCACCTACCCCACCCCGCATAACCCCAACACCGCGCCCAAAGCCTCGCTTGCCGACCAGCTGGCCATGCTGAAAGACCCCGGCGTGCTGCGTTACAGCCAGTATTATTCCGTGGTGTTCGGCGGCTATGTGGCATTGGCTCTGTGGATGACTAAATACTACATTAATGAATATGGCCTGAGTATCGCTACCGCCGGTATGTTGGCTGCCTGCTTCTCTCTGCCTGGCGGCGTGTTGCGCGCAGTAGGTGGCTGGTTATCAGATAAATACGGTGCCTATAAGGTTACCTGGGGTGTGATGTGGGTATTGTGGGTATGCTTCTTTATCTTGTCCTACCCGCAAACCGACCTCGTGATTGCCACCACGCACGGTCCGCAAAGCCTGCACATCGGCCTGAATGTGGTGTTGTTTACTGTTTTGATGTTTGCCGCCGGTATCGCCATGGCGGTGGGTAAAGCCTCTGTGTTCAAATTTGTGGCCGACGACTACCCGAACGACATCGGTACGGTATCCGGCATCGTTGGCCTGGCTGGTGGTTTGGGCGGCTTCCTCCTGCCGATTATGTTCGGTATGTTGCTCGACCTCACCGGTATTCGATCCACCACCTTCATGCTGCTCTACGGCACAGTGTGTGTATCGTTGATTTGGATGCACTTCTCTTTCAAAGCCAAACGCGAACAGTAATCCGCTTCAAGGCTACCTGAAAACTGCGCAGCGGTTTTTCAGGTAGCCTCCACGTTAAAAACGTGCTCGCAAAAGCTGAACACTTACCACATTTAGGAAAATGATATGTCTCACTTAATTCAAGACTGGCGGCCGGAAGATCCCGAATTCTGGCAAAGCACCGGCCGTAAAATCGCGCGGCGCAATTTGTGGATTTCCATCCCTGCGCTGTTTTTGGCGTTTGTTATGTGGCAGGTATGGAGCGTAACCATCCTTAATCTGCCCAATGTCGGCTTCAATTTCAGTAAAGACCAACTGTTCTGGCTGGCTGCATTGCCCGCCTTATCTGGCTCTACCTTGCGCGTGTTCTATTCCTTTATGGTGCCGATTTTCGGCGGCCGTAAATGGACTGCGATTACCACCGCCAGCCTGCTGTTGCCCGCTATCGGCATCGGCTTTGCCGTGCAAGACCCGACTACCAGCTACAGCACCATGGTGATTCTTGCCCTGTTGTGCGGTTTCGGCGGCGGCAACTTCTCTTCCAGTATGGCCAACATCAGCTTCTTTTTCCCCAAAGCGGAAAAAGGTAGTGCGCTCGGCCTGAATGCCGGTTTGGGTAATCTCGGCGTATCTGCCGTGCAGTTCATCGTGCCGTTGGCCATTACCGCCGGCCTGTTCGGCGCGTTGGGCGGCGAACCGCAAACCATGATGAAAAACAACGAAACTGTGCAAATTTGGCTGCAAAACGCCGGTTTTGTGTGGGTGCCGTTCATTATCTTGGCCACTTTGGCGGCTTGGTTTGGCATGAACGATTTGGCCAGCGCCAAATCCAGCTTCAAAGAGCAGTCTGTGATTTTCTCACGCAAGCACAACTGGATTATGTGTATCCTTTATTTGGGTACGTTCGGCTCCTTCCTCGGATTCTCTGCCGGTTTCCCATTCTTGATCAAGCTGCTGTTCCCGGAGATTAATCCCGCCAAATTCGCCTTCCTCGGCCCCTTGGTAGGTGCGCTCACCCGTTCTGCTGGCGGATGGGTGTGTAAAAAACTCGGTGGCGGCGCGCGCACCACGCAGGTGGTGTTCGTGGGCATGATTATCGGCGTGCTCGGCGTATTGATGTTCTTGCCGACGAACGGCCAGGGCAACTTCCCTGCCTTCTTTGCCTGCTTTATGGTGCTGTTTGCACTCAGCGGCATCGGCAATGCTTCCACTTTCGTACAAGTGCCGCTGATTTTCTTGGGTTTCCATCAGAAATTTGCCGATGCCGGCCAAATCACCCAAGAACAATGCGTACAAAATGCTAACCGCGAAGCCGCCGCTGTTATCGGGTTCACCGCCGCATTTGCCGGCTATGGTGGTTTCCTGATTCCGAAAAGCTTCGGTACTGCGCTCTCTCTTTGGGGCAGTGTGAACGGAGCCTTGATCGGCTTTATCCTGTTCTACATTATCTGTGCCGGGTTGAACTGGTGGTACTACGCCCGTAAGAATGCCGAAGCCAAGTGCTAAAACGGCAGGCTACCTGAAAATGCAAAACAGGCTTTCAGGTAGCCTTTTAACCACTTAATAGCTAAAGCATCAGTTTCTGCCTGCCTGCGTTGGTTTGTTTTGCTGTAACCCATAATTGGTTGCAGTTCGCCAACTGGCAGGAGGAGCAGCACACACTCATCTCTTTATATTTTTGATAATAAGGAATCTATCCATGGCCCTTACCCCTGTTCACGAACTGCAAGCGCTGATTCACGCCAAAATCGCCGCCGTGCAAAAGCCGTTGGAAACCGAAACCGTACCGCTGGTGTCGGCAGTGGGGCGTGTGCTGGCGCAGGATGTGGCGGCGGCGGTGAATATTCCGCCCGCAGATATTTCTGCCATGGATGGCTACGCCCTGCCCGTGGCCGCGGCGGCAGGTAGTGAATGGAAAGTAGTGGGCGAATCGGTGGCCGGGCAGCCGTTTTCAGGTAGCCTGCCTGCCGATGGTTGCGTGCGCATCATGACCGGTGCAGTGGTGCCGGCAGCTTGCTCCAGCGTGGTGATTCAAGAAAACGTGCAGTTGCAAGACGGTGTGATCCGTTTGGAAAAAGACGCGGCTGAGGGCGGCAATATCCGCCGCCGTGGCGAAGAAATTGCGGCAGGCGATACTGTGTTGCAGGTAGGGCGGATTCTGCGCCAGGCCGATATCATGCTGCTGGCCGCCTTGGGCTATGCCCAAATCGAAGTGCGCCGCAAATTGCGTGTGGCCGTACTTTCTAGCGGCGACGAACTGCTCGAACCGGGCACGGCCGACAACCGTACCGACCGCATTTATGACAGTAACCGTTATATGTTGATGGCGCGACTCGCACCCCTGCCGGTGGAAGTGATCGACTTTGGCCAAGTGGCCGACCGGTTGGAAGACGTGTTGAAAATGCTGAATAAAGTTATCCACCAAGCCGATGTGCTGATTACCACTGGCGGCGTATCCGTGGGCGATTATGACTTCATGCGCGAAGCCGTGGAGCGCGTGGGCAGCATTCATCACTACAAGGTTGCCCTCAAGCCGGGCAAACCCTTCGTGTTCGGCCAAATCATGACTACTTGGTGTTTCGGCCTGCCGGGCAACCCGGTGTCTGGTTTTGTAGGCTTTGATATTTTCCTCAAATCCGCCCTGTGGCAGCTGTGCGGCGCGGCCGAAATCCCTCAGCCCGTGCGCTTTACGGCCAAACTGGCCGAGCCGGTGAAGAAAAACCACAGCCGCACCGATATTCAGCGTGGTATCATAAGCCGTCAGGAAGACGGCACTTGGCTGGCCGCACCCTGCGGCAGCCAGGATTCGCACCGTATTTATCAGGTGAGCCGCGCCAATGCCTACCTGATTCTCCCTGCCGAAAGCGGCTCGCTGCCCGCTGGTGCGGAAGTGACGGTGCAACCTTTTACCGAAGCATTTTTGTAAAGCTGGAAAGGCTACCTGAAAAGCCACGCCAGCTAAGTTTCAGGTAGCCTGTGTCCCATAAGTAAATAGAATATAGAGCAACCGGCACACACCAGACGGAAACCCATTATGACCCCGCCCCACACACTCACCGACCCCTACAACCGCCGCCTGAGCTACCTGCGGCTGTCGGTTACCGACCTGTGCAACTACCGCTGCACCTACTGCCTGCCCGACGGCTACCAAGGCAAAGGCAAGCCCGACGAACTTACCCTGCCAGAAATCGAAACTCTGGTAAACGTGTTCGCTGCCGCTGGTACGCGCAAAATCCGCCTCACCGGCGGCGAGCCCACCCTGCGCCGCGATTTGGCCGACATCATCGCCATGTGCAAAGCCAACCCGCTGATTGAAAACGTGGCACTTACCACCAACGCTTTCCGACTGGCGCAGCTCTTCCCAGCCTACCGCGCTGCCGGACTGGACAAAATTAACATCAGTATCGACAGCTTCGACCCGGACGTATTCTTCGAAATCACCGGCAAGCGCGAATGCACCAACATCCTGCGCGCGCTCGACAACATCCTGGCCGAAGGCTTCTGCAACGTCAAAGTCAACACCCTGCTGCTGCGCCGCTACGCCGAGCGCACGCTGGCCGACGCGCTCGATTTCGTGCGCGAGCGCCCCGTAACCTTGCGCTTCATCGAATTGATGCAAACCGGCGACAACGGCAGCTTCT includes the following:
- a CDS encoding MFS transporter yields the protein MKSENYKRYSVLIFSTFAFTVCFMIWMMLAIVGVKVQEQLGLNETQTGILMAVPVLSGSLIRVPLGIWTDKFGGRIVMFVLMLLSVPAIFLMSYATHYWHFIAIGLMMGLAGGSFSVGTPYVARWFPKHQQGLAMGIFGAGNAGSAINKFVAPALIKYSAAAGAGAAAWVIVPKVYAVIMAATAVLFWFTTYPTPHNPNTAPKASLADQLAMLKDPGVLRYSQYYSVVFGGYVALALWMTKYYINEYGLSIATAGMLAACFSLPGGVLRAVGGWLSDKYGAYKVTWGVMWVLWVCFFILSYPQTDLVIATTHGPQSLHIGLNVVLFTVLMFAAGIAMAVGKASVFKFVADDYPNDIGTVSGIVGLAGGLGGFLLPIMFGMLLDLTGIRSTTFMLLYGTVCVSLIWMHFSFKAKREQ
- a CDS encoding NarK family nitrate/nitrite MFS transporter yields the protein MSHLIQDWRPEDPEFWQSTGRKIARRNLWISIPALFLAFVMWQVWSVTILNLPNVGFNFSKDQLFWLAALPALSGSTLRVFYSFMVPIFGGRKWTAITTASLLLPAIGIGFAVQDPTTSYSTMVILALLCGFGGGNFSSSMANISFFFPKAEKGSALGLNAGLGNLGVSAVQFIVPLAITAGLFGALGGEPQTMMKNNETVQIWLQNAGFVWVPFIILATLAAWFGMNDLASAKSSFKEQSVIFSRKHNWIMCILYLGTFGSFLGFSAGFPFLIKLLFPEINPAKFAFLGPLVGALTRSAGGWVCKKLGGGARTTQVVFVGMIIGVLGVLMFLPTNGQGNFPAFFACFMVLFALSGIGNASTFVQVPLIFLGFHQKFADAGQITQEQCVQNANREAAAVIGFTAAFAGYGGFLIPKSFGTALSLWGSVNGALIGFILFYIICAGLNWWYYARKNAEAKC
- a CDS encoding molybdopterin molybdotransferase MoeA, coding for MALTPVHELQALIHAKIAAVQKPLETETVPLVSAVGRVLAQDVAAAVNIPPADISAMDGYALPVAAAAGSEWKVVGESVAGQPFSGSLPADGCVRIMTGAVVPAACSSVVIQENVQLQDGVIRLEKDAAEGGNIRRRGEEIAAGDTVLQVGRILRQADIMLLAALGYAQIEVRRKLRVAVLSSGDELLEPGTADNRTDRIYDSNRYMLMARLAPLPVEVIDFGQVADRLEDVLKMLNKVIHQADVLITTGGVSVGDYDFMREAVERVGSIHHYKVALKPGKPFVFGQIMTTWCFGLPGNPVSGFVGFDIFLKSALWQLCGAAEIPQPVRFTAKLAEPVKKNHSRTDIQRGIISRQEDGTWLAAPCGSQDSHRIYQVSRANAYLILPAESGSLPAGAEVTVQPFTEAFL
- the moaA gene encoding GTP 3',8-cyclase MoaA, with translation MTPPHTLTDPYNRRLSYLRLSVTDLCNYRCTYCLPDGYQGKGKPDELTLPEIETLVNVFAAAGTRKIRLTGGEPTLRRDLADIIAMCKANPLIENVALTTNAFRLAQLFPAYRAAGLDKINISIDSFDPDVFFEITGKRECTNILRALDNILAEGFCNVKVNTLLLRRYAERTLADALDFVRERPVTLRFIELMQTGDNGSFFNSQHLSAAEIERGLQAQGWQLLPRQPHAGPAREYFHRDFSGSIGFIAPYSEDFCKSCNRLRVTAQGKMHLCLFGGIAYDLRPHLREGDAEGLRRYLHQTIAEKPEHHYLHDKKVGLITNLSMTGG